A single region of the Halorussus gelatinilyticus genome encodes:
- a CDS encoding cupredoxin domain-containing protein, with protein MDRRTFLGLGGTTAFGALGGNYFPDVPVEFRQADDGQTGVDLRVQQEPGKTVNWVLPGKRQISEYVFGTPDYPINTGRHWVNVAEGPVADLLREQTYQVGLPLDKRRTNADESAYTVTTFNSAFSDSARTVDGRLDLTYKDRRPYDIPAGSPTETPDDVDLDARFTDPAGNQYRLEIKQVFQPPIPPWNTGGGVVTGSWLHGVTGTGTPLMPTQFAYGACWGVGNVIVNGEVVNRRQVVHFMTTQMIRKAGNYALAIDEELPLSPDEAYLGNLHHTHVLVPPIKVTQRGPEPEPVHTAFELPTGRPQPFLHVMWDEETIEGATVAVSPDFPDAATTTQAAETTTATTTQAGTTQAVAPDADFVLGGRVDGWRGISPDSIDGETNPTLNLQPGTEYTLVWKNLDGGPHNFAIVGEQGSTLLSTEVISEQGATQTVEFTAESAMAEYLCEVHPISMRGDIAFPSG; from the coding sequence ATGGACCGTCGGACATTCCTCGGATTGGGGGGAACGACTGCGTTCGGCGCGCTGGGCGGTAACTACTTCCCGGACGTTCCCGTGGAGTTTCGTCAAGCGGACGACGGCCAAACAGGGGTGGACCTCCGGGTGCAGCAAGAACCGGGGAAGACCGTCAACTGGGTCCTCCCCGGCAAGCGCCAAATCAGCGAGTACGTGTTCGGTACGCCCGACTATCCGATCAACACGGGCCGACACTGGGTCAACGTGGCCGAGGGGCCGGTGGCCGACCTGCTTCGGGAACAGACCTACCAAGTGGGACTACCGTTGGACAAGCGCCGAACCAACGCCGACGAGAGTGCGTACACCGTTACGACGTTCAACTCGGCGTTCAGCGATTCGGCCCGGACGGTCGACGGGCGACTCGACCTGACGTACAAGGACCGCCGGCCCTACGACATCCCGGCGGGTAGCCCAACCGAGACGCCCGACGACGTGGACCTCGACGCCCGGTTCACCGACCCGGCGGGCAACCAGTATCGACTCGAAATCAAACAGGTGTTTCAGCCGCCGATTCCGCCGTGGAACACGGGCGGCGGCGTCGTTACCGGGTCGTGGCTCCACGGCGTCACCGGCACCGGTACGCCCCTGATGCCGACCCAATTTGCGTACGGTGCGTGTTGGGGAGTCGGGAACGTCATCGTCAACGGCGAAGTGGTCAACCGACGCCAAGTCGTCCACTTCATGACCACCCAGATGATTCGGAAAGCCGGTAACTATGCGCTGGCAATCGACGAGGAACTTCCACTGTCGCCCGACGAGGCGTATCTCGGCAACCTCCACCACACGCACGTCCTCGTCCCGCCGATCAAAGTCACGCAACGCGGCCCGGAACCCGAACCGGTTCACACGGCCTTCGAGTTGCCGACCGGTCGGCCACAGCCGTTCCTCCACGTGATGTGGGACGAGGAGACCATCGAGGGAGCGACGGTCGCGGTGTCGCCCGACTTCCCGGACGCGGCGACGACCACCCAGGCCGCCGAGACCACGACAGCCACGACTACGCAGGCCGGGACGACGCAGGCCGTCGCCCCGGACGCGGACTTCGTCCTCGGCGGGCGAGTCGACGGCTGGCGGGGCATCTCCCCCGATTCTATCGACGGCGAAACGAACCCGACGTTGAATCTGCAACCCGGAACGGAGTACACGCTCGTCTGGAAGAACCTCGACGGTGGGCCGCATAACTTCGCCATCGTCGGCGAACAGGGCAGTACACTCCTCAGTACGGAGGTTATCTCCGAACAGGGCGCGACCCAGACCGTGGAGTTTACCGCTGAATCGGCGATGGCCGAGTATCTTTGCGAGGTCCACCCGATATCGATGCGCGGCGACATCGCGTTCCCCTCCGGGTGA